DNA sequence from the Melospiza georgiana isolate bMelGeo1 chromosome 7, bMelGeo1.pri, whole genome shotgun sequence genome:
GAGGACTCAGTCGCTCAACGAAGCTTTTGCCGCCCTGAGGAAAATCATCCCCACGCTGCCCTCTGACAAACTGAGTAAAATCCAGACGCTCAAGCTGGCGGCTCGGTACATAGACTTCCTCTACCAGGTGCTACAGAGCGACGAGATGGACAGTAAGATGACGAGCTGCAGTTACGTGGCTCACGAGAGGCTCAGTTATGCCTTCTCCGTGTGGAGGATGGAGGGAGCGTGGTCCATGTCGGCCTCCCACTAGCCACCGCCCGGGCCGGGCCAGCCCAAGGGGTAGGTACCCATTTCTCTTCTCCTGAATGATGCTCTGGGTCTGTCTCCCTCCCTTTGCCCTTTGTGGAATGCTGGGGATGCTGATGGGTTTGGGGTCACCGACCTGGAGGGCAG
Encoded proteins:
- the TWIST2 gene encoding twist-related protein 2, producing MEESSSSPVSPVDSLGTSEEELERQPKRFGRKRRYSKKSSEDGSPNPGKRGKKSSPSSQSYEELQSQRILANVRERQRTQSLNEAFAALRKIIPTLPSDKLSKIQTLKLAARYIDFLYQVLQSDEMDSKMTSCSYVAHERLSYAFSVWRMEGAWSMSASH